In the Azospirillum sp. TSH100 genome, CGCCACAGGCTCCGGCGGAAGAGATGGACATGAGCCTGCCGGAACCGGATTACACGATCTGAACCCCGCCAGGGGGAGTTGCGGAGGGCTCCGCTTCCATGTTTGAGCCTTCCCGTTCCTTCTTGTCAGATTATAACAATATAAATTTGTTAATATTACTCAATAATGTCTATTTTATTTATATGTTATTGCCGTATATAACCCTCTCAATAAGTAGACATAATGGGAGCGGCAGAGGGTAATGAAACTGTTCCGACTGGCGGCCGCGGCCTCCCTTGCAGCCCTGATGAGCGGTGCGATCGCCGGTACGGCCCAGGCCGACGCCACGCTCGACCGGATCAAGCAGCGCGGCAGCCTGATCGCCGGCGTCATCCTGTCCGGCGCGCCCTTCGGTTACGTCGATGCCAAGTCGCAGGAACAGAAGGGCTTCAACATCGATCTGGCCACCGAACTGGCCCGCGGGCTGGGGGTGAAGCTGGAAACCGTGACCGTCACCCCGCCCAACCGCGTCCAGTTCCTGCAACAGGGCAAGGTCGATCTGCTGATCGCCAACATGTCGTGGACGGAGGAGCGGGCCGAGATGCTCGACTTCGTGCCGACCGCCTTCGAGCGCAGCGGCGGCATCGCGCTAGGCCGCAGGGGCACGCCGGTCAAGGATTGGCCGGACCTGAAGGGCAGGACCGTCTGCCTGTCGCAGGGCGCCAACTTCACCAAGCCGCTGGCCGAAGAGATCGGCGCCAAGATCAAGGGCTTCCCCAGCCAGCCGGACTCGCTGCTGGCGCTGAAGGGCGGCCAGTGCGATGCCGCGGTCCATACCGGCGCCACCCTGCGCGTCATGCTGCTCGACCATCCCGAGGACTGGAAGGACTACGAAATCCTGACCCCGACCGACCTGCTGCCGTCGCTGAACGTCATCTGGGTGCGCAAGGGCGAGACGGATGCCCGCGACGCGCTGGACGGCATCATGCGCCGCCTGCACGGTTCGGGCTGGATCATCGACGCCGCCGAGCGCAACCGGCTGGCTGTGACGCCTTACTTCCTGGAAACCCGCGACGCCAACAAGGGGCGCTGAGTCCAGGATCGAGGACCGGGAGAGACCCGCCATGGCCGATACGCTGCTGGCCAGCATCACGTTGGACGGCGCCATCACCTTCGCCAAGGGCTACGGGCTGAATTTCAGCTTCCTGAAAAGCGCCTATGAACGCGACATGTGGCTGGAGGGCTTCCGCACCACGCTGGTGCTGATCGCCGTCACCATCCCGGTCAGCTTGGCCGGCGGCATCCTGCTCGCCGGCTGCCTGACCGCGAAGAACAGGCTGCTGTCGCTGCCCGCCCGCCTGTTCGTCGAGCTGACGCGCAACACGCCGACGCTGGTCCAACTGGTCTGCGCCTTCCTTGGGCTGAACATGCTGATCAGCGACGCGTTGGGCGGGGCCGGGCGCAATCCGTTCGGCGCCTTCTTCTGGGTGGTGACGGTGGTCGGCATGCATGGCGCCGCCTATCACGCCGAAGCCCTGCGCGCCGGGATCGAGGCGGTGCCCGACACCATGCGCGAGGCCGCCCGCTCCCTCGGCTTCGGCCGACTGGAGATCCTACGCTGGGTCGAGCTGCCGCTGGCGCTGCGCATCGCCCTGCCGGCCATCTTCAACAATCTGGTCAACATCGTGAAGCTGACCACCGTCGCCTCCGCCGTCGCGGTTGGCGAGATCACCTATGCCTCGATCATGATCTGGACCCAGCGCGACATCGTGGTCGAGCTGATGATCGTGCTGCTGCTGTTCTTCAGCGCCATCAACCTTGCGCTGTCGCAGGTCGGATTCTGGCTGGAACGCCGGCTGCGCACCCCCGGCCTCGGCCCTACCGGACAGGGACTGTGACGATGACCGCCGTCGGAATGGCTGCCACCACCCTCCCCGCGATCCCGTTCCCCCATCCGGTCGGTCGGCCGGTCGCGTTCTGCGTCGCCGCCGTCGCCGCCGCCTGGATCGCGCTGCGCCCGCAATCGGCGCTGGCCCTGCTGGACTGGAGCCCGCATCTGCTCCAGGGCTTTGCGATGAATGTGCTGATCAGCGCCAGCGCCATAGCGCTCGGCACGCTGATCGGCCTGATCCTCGGCGTGCTGGAACTGTCCAGTTTGCGGCTGCTGCGCCTGCCGGCCATCACCTATGTGCAGATCTTCCGCAACGCGCCGCATCTGGTGCTGATCTTCGCCACCACCTACGCCCTGCCCTTCGAGATCGCGGTCGGCGGCTGGCACATCGCCTTTCCCGACTGGCTGAAGGCGGTGGTCGGGCTGGCGGTGCCGGCCAGCGCCCACATCGCGGAAATCGCGCGCGGCGCCATCCAGTCGATCCCGGCCGCGCAATGGGAGGCCGCCGGCTCCCTCGGCTTCAGCCGCTTGCAGACCCTGCGCTGGATCATCCTGCCGCAAGGACTGCGCCGCAGCCTGCCGGCCTGGATGAATCTCTACGCCTCGATCGCCATGGGCTCGGCGCTCGCCTCGCTGGTCGGGGTGGAGGAACTGCTGCATGCGGCGACCGACGCCAGCACCGCGGTGCGCAGGACCGACTTCACCATCGCCGTCTACCTGACGGTGCTGGTGGTGTTCTTCGCCTATTGCTACCCGATCTCCCGGGTGACCCAGCGGCTGGAACGCCGCTTCGCCGTCTAGCGAGTTCCCTGCGATGACCACCCCCGTCCCCCACGATCCGCTAGCCGACCGGCCGGTTCTGGTGTCCCTGCGCGACGTCCATCTGTCCTACGGGTCGACCAAGGTGCTGAACGGCATCGACCTCGACATCCGCAAGGGCGATGCGCTGTCGATCATCGGCCCGTCCGGTTCCGGAAAATCGACCATCCTGCGCTGCATCAACGGGCTGATCACCCCGCAGCAGGGAGAGATCATGGTGGCCGGCACCTCTGTCCACCGGCTGCACCGCGAAGCCGACCGGCTGGAACTGCGCAAGCGCATCGGCTTCGTCTTCCAGCAGTTCAACCTGTTCCCGCATCTGACCGCGCTGGAAAACATCGCCATCGCTCCGGTCCGCATCCTCGGCCGCCCGCGCGGCGAGGTGGAACGCGAGGCCCGCGCCCTGCTGGAGCGGGTGCGGCTGTCCGGCAAGGAGCGCGCCTATCCCGCCGAACTGTCGGGAGGACAGCAGCAGCGCGTCGCCATCGCCCGTGCGCTGGCCATGCGGCCGGAGCTGGTGCTGTTCGACGAGGTGACCTCCGCCCTCGACCCCGAAACGGTGGGGGAGGTGCTGGCGGTCATCCGCGACCTGATCCGCGACGGCATGACCTCCATCCTGGTCACGCATGAGATGCGCTTCGCCGAGGAGATCAGCGACGTCGTCGCCTTCACCGAAGGCGGCCGCATCGTCGAGCGCGGCCCGCCCGCCGCCATCTTCCGCGACAGCGCCAACCCACGCATCCGTGCCTTCATCACCGGCCTTGGTCAGGCCGCACCGCAGGACGCCACGCCCGTGAGCCCGACATGAACCAAGCCGCCAAAGCATCATCCGCCTCGTTGACCGCACAGTTGGCGGACCGGATCGCCGCATCCGATCCGCTGGCCTCGGCTGACGCGGTCGCGGCCTCGCTGACCGGCCTGCTCGACTTCCTGGCCTGCGCCATCGCCGGAAGTGAAGATCCAGCGCTGGCGATCCTGCTCGACACGCTGCCGCCCGCCCCCGGCGACGCCGTGCTGATCGGCCACGGCCGCCGCACCGATGGCTTCACCGCCGCGCTGGCCAACGGTCACGCCGGGCACGCGCTGGATTTCGACGATGTCCATGCCAGCGTGCGCGGCCATCCCTCCACCGTCATCCTGCCGGCGCTGCTCGCCGCCGTGCCTGACAGCGATGCCGATGCCGGAGCGTTCCTCGCCGCCTACATCGTCGGGGTCGAGACGATGGCCCGGCTCGGGCTGGCACTGGGCAGCCGCCATTACGAGATCGGCTTCCACGCCACGGCGACGCTCGGCACCATCGGCTCGGCGGCGGCTGTCGCCCGGCGGCGGCGGCTGGATGCCTGCCGCGTCGCCGTGGCGCTCGGGCTCGCCGCGACGCAATCGGCGGGCCTGCGGCTCCAGTTCGGCAGCGACGCCAAGCCGTTGCACGCCGGTCTCGCCGCGCGGGTCGGCCTGACCGCCGCGCGGCTGGCCGAGCGTGGCTTCGGCGGAGCCGCCGATTTCCTCGACGGGCCGGTCGGCTTCTTCTCCTGCTTCGCCGCCGGAGCGGAGCGGCCGGAGCGGGTGCTCGACGGCTGGGGCGAGCCCTGGCAGATCGTCAGGCCCGGCCTGATCCTGAAGGAGTTCGCCTTCTGCACCGCCGCCCATTGCGCCGCCGAAGCCATCCTCGGCCTGATCGCCGATCATGACATCGACCCGCGGCGGATCGAGGGTGTGACCGCCACCTTCCCGCCCGGCGGCGACGCCGCCCTGGTGGTGCGGGCGGCGGAGGACGGCATCGCCGGACGCTTCAGCGTCGAATATGTGATCGCCACCGCGCTGCTGCGCCGCGATCTCGGGCTGGCCAATTTCAGCGCCGTCCCGGTGCCCGACGATGTGCGAACCCTGGCGGCCCTGGTCGAACGCCGCCATGACGAGACGGCGCCACGCATGTCGAACGATCCCTCCACCCGCTTCACCGAGGTGACGATCCGTTTCAACGACGGGCGCACACTGTCACGGCGGGTCGGCCGCATCCGCGGCGTTCAGGATCCCGCCGCGAAATTCGCCGATGCAACCGGCGGCGTCGCTCATCTGGCGGAAATTCCGGCGCTGGTGACGCAGATGGAAAGCCGGAGCGACCTGCTCGGGCTGCTGGATTCGCTGGGCCGGGAGCGCCGGCCGCAGTGACGGACATCCCGGCACGGCCGGGCAAAAAGAAAGCCAAGCGACAAGAAAGCCGGGGAGCACGGGGACAACCCGCAACGCTCATAATCCAGAAAGACCGCGTCATGACCTTGCCGAAGCGTCAAATCCATCTCGGCCTGTTCCTTCAGGGGGCCGGACACCATGTCGCCGGATGGCGCTATCCGGGAGCGGAGTCCGGATCGGAAAACCTGCCGCACCTGCTGCGCATCGCCGCCACCGCCGAACGGGCGAAGTTCGACATGCTGTTCCTGGCCGACGGGCTGACCAGCGGCGCCGATGCCCACCCCTCGATGATCGCCCGCTTCGAGCCGCTGACCCTGCTGGCTGCGCTGGCGATGGCGACCAGCCGGATCGGGCTGGTGGCGACCGCCTCGACCACCTATGGCGAGCCGTTCCACCTCGCCCGCGCCTTCGCCTCCATCGACCATCTCAGCGGCGGCCGGGCCGGTTGGAACGTGGTGACGACCTCCTACGCGCGGACGGCGGCCAATTTCGGCGCCGTCCACCCCGACCACGACGAACGCTATGCCGTGGCGGAGGAGTTCGTCGATGTGGTCAAGGGGCTGTGGGACAGCTGGGACGACGGCGCCTTCCCCAAGGACAGGGACCGCGGCCTCTATGCCGACCCCGCCAAGATGCATGTGCTGAACCATGCCGGGAAATATTTCTCGGTGAAGGGACCGCTGAACATCCCGCGCCCGCCGCAGGGCCACCCGGTGATCGTGCAGGCGGGATCCTCCGATCCCGGCCAGGATCTGGCGGCCCGCACCGCAGATGTGGTGTTCACCGCCCAGGAGAACATCGAAGACGCCCGCTGCTTCTACGCCAGCCTGAAAGCGCGCGTGACAGCACAAGGCCGCGATCCGGCCAGCGTGGCGATCATGCCCGGCTTCCTGCCGGTGATCGGAGCGACCACGCAGGAGGCGCGCGACAAGCTGGCGACGCTGGAGGGCTGGACCGACCCGGCGCACGCCCTGCCCCTGCTGAACGAGCGGCTGGGATCCGACGTGTCGGGCTACGACCTCGACGGGCCGCTGCCCGACCTGCCGCCGTCGGAGCAATTGCAAAGCCGTTCGCGCCTGCTGATCGGTCTGGCCCGGCGCGAGAATCTGACCATTCGCCAGCTCGCCCAGCATGTCGCCGCCGGGCGCGGCCATCGTCTGGTCTGCGGCACCCCGGTCGAGATCGCCGACGAGATGCAGCTGTGGTTCGAGACCGGGGCCGCCGACGGCTTCAACGTCATGCCGCCCTATTTCCCCGGCGGCCTGGAGGATTTCGCCGATCAGGTCGTGCCGATCCTGCGCGAGCGCGGTCTGTTCCGCGAGGAGTATGAGAGCACGACATTGCGCGGCCATTTCGGTCTGCCACGGCCAGAGAACCGTTTCGCCGCGGAACGCGTTTGAGGGTGATCCTTGCATCCCGTTGGCACGGATTCCGTCCCAGCGATCCGACCAGGATTATCCGACGATCAGGGGAACGGGGACCACCGCGCGGAGGAGAGGAAGCCGCGCGGAATGAGCTTCATCCCCGGTCCCCTCCGTCGCGGTGTGGATGCCGACGTGCAAACGCCGGATTCGGCAACCAATTCCGCCAAAAACATCGACCCACACGAAGCGGACACTTGACCTCATCCCATTTTCCTATTTTCCTATAGATAATACAGAAATTAGACGACGACAGCCTGTGAAACTCCGGCGGCGACCGGGGAACGCCACGGTCCCACCACCTGACAAGGGGTTTCGCCATGCGGGGTCTGAACGATCTCGACCGGTGCGGTGATGGCGGCGCTGGCCTGATCGGGCCGGCAGCCGTTGCCAAACTCTCGAAGGATAAGGAAAAGTGGCGGTTCAGGATCATGACGCATACTGGCAGCCCGGCCTGGAGACCCAGAGCCGCGCCGACTGGCGGCAATCGCAGCTCGATCTGCTGAAGGACCATCTGCGGCACGCTTACGAAGGCTCGCCCTACTACCGGGCCGCCTTCGACGCGCAGGGGGTGTCGCCGGGGGACCTGCGCACGCTGGACGATCTGCGGCGCTTCCCCTTCCTGGACAAGGCGACCATCCGCGACCGGCAGGTCGCGGTGCCGCCCTTCGGCGATCTGGTCGCCGTGCCGGAACGGGAGATCGTCTACATCTCCGCCTCCAGCGGGTCGACCGGGGTGCCGACCGCCTCGCCTTACACCGCCAAGGATTTCGAGGAATGGATCGACTATGAGACACGGCAGTTCTGGTCGAGCGGCCTGCGGCCGGCCGACCGTTATGCCCATGCGCTGAACTTCTCGCTGTTCGTCGGCGGCCCCTGCGTGCTGGGCGCGCAGAAGCTGGGGGCGCTCAGCATCCATGCCGGAACCCTGCCGTCGGAACGGCTGCTGGCGGTGCTGAACCAGTTCAGGGCGACGGCACTGTGGGGGGCAGAGAGCGGGCGAGGCGAACTGGTGCTGACCACCCTGCGCAAGCGCGCGCGCCCGATCATCCGCTTCCGCACCGGCGACATCGTGTCGGTGACGACGCAGCCCTGCCGCTGCGGCCGCACCTCCCTGCGGCTGAAGGGGGTTCATGGGCGGCTCGACGACATGCTGATCGTCAAGGGAGTCAACCTGTTCCCCGGCGACGTTGAGGCGGTGGTGCGCCAGGATCCGGCGCTGACCGGCGAATACCGGCTGGTGCTGGAGCGGATCGAGCGGCTGGACCGCCTGACGGTCGAGGCGGAACACACCCAGGGCTTCAACGGTGATCTGGAAGAGCTGCGGGGCCGGCTGCGCCGCCAGTTGAAAGCTGCAACCGGCGTCGGGGCGGAGGTCGCCCTGCTCGCCCCCGGCACCCTGCCCCGTGCCGTCCACAAGGCCAAACGAATCGACGACCGCCGCCAGCATGTGTGGTCGTGACCCGATCCCCTGATGGAGCGCGTTCCCATGCCGAAGCGCCCCCACGAGGGTACCGACACCAGCGCCCCCACAATTTCCGTTATCCAATGCCTTTGGTGAGACCCGCCATGACCAGTTCCCAATCATTCCTGCGCCGGTCCCTGCTGGGTACGGCGCTGCTCCTTGCAGCCGGCATCGCCGGCCTGATGCCGGAAGCGGCACGGGCGGAGGCGACGGAGGTCCGCTTCGCCCGCAACCTCGGCCTCGGCTACCTGCCGCTCTATGTCATGCAGGACAAGGGGCTGGTGGAAAAGCAGGCGCGCGCCGCCGGGCTGGGAGAGGTCAAGGCCAGCTACACCCCGCTCGGTAACCCGACGACGATCACCGAGGCCACCCTGTCCGGCAACGCCGATTTCGGCGCGGCCGGGGTGCCCGCTTTCATCATCGCCTGGGACAAGACGAAGGGGAACGCCAACCTCCGCGGCCTTGCGGCGCTCAACGCCCAGCCGGCGTACCTCAACACCAACCGGCCCGAGGTGAACAGCCTGAAGGACTTCGCCACGAAGGACCGCATCGTCGTCCCGTCGGTCCGCGCCTCCTATCAGGCCATCGTGTTGCAGATCGCCGCGGAGCAGGCGTTCGGCCCCGGCCAGCATGCGAAGCTGGACCCCCAGACCGTTTCGTTGGCCCACCCCGACGGCACAGCCGCGCTGCTGTCCGGCAAGACGGAGATCACGGCGCATTTCACCAGCCCGCCCTTCCAGGACCAGCAGCTGCGCGATCCCAAAATCCATAAGGT is a window encoding:
- a CDS encoding transporter substrate-binding domain-containing protein, which codes for MKLFRLAAAASLAALMSGAIAGTAQADATLDRIKQRGSLIAGVILSGAPFGYVDAKSQEQKGFNIDLATELARGLGVKLETVTVTPPNRVQFLQQGKVDLLIANMSWTEERAEMLDFVPTAFERSGGIALGRRGTPVKDWPDLKGRTVCLSQGANFTKPLAEEIGAKIKGFPSQPDSLLALKGGQCDAAVHTGATLRVMLLDHPEDWKDYEILTPTDLLPSLNVIWVRKGETDARDALDGIMRRLHGSGWIIDAAERNRLAVTPYFLETRDANKGR
- a CDS encoding amino acid ABC transporter permease; the protein is MADTLLASITLDGAITFAKGYGLNFSFLKSAYERDMWLEGFRTTLVLIAVTIPVSLAGGILLAGCLTAKNRLLSLPARLFVELTRNTPTLVQLVCAFLGLNMLISDALGGAGRNPFGAFFWVVTVVGMHGAAYHAEALRAGIEAVPDTMREAARSLGFGRLEILRWVELPLALRIALPAIFNNLVNIVKLTTVASAVAVGEITYASIMIWTQRDIVVELMIVLLLFFSAINLALSQVGFWLERRLRTPGLGPTGQGL
- a CDS encoding amino acid ABC transporter permease — encoded protein: MTAVGMAATTLPAIPFPHPVGRPVAFCVAAVAAAWIALRPQSALALLDWSPHLLQGFAMNVLISASAIALGTLIGLILGVLELSSLRLLRLPAITYVQIFRNAPHLVLIFATTYALPFEIAVGGWHIAFPDWLKAVVGLAVPASAHIAEIARGAIQSIPAAQWEAAGSLGFSRLQTLRWIILPQGLRRSLPAWMNLYASIAMGSALASLVGVEELLHAATDASTAVRRTDFTIAVYLTVLVVFFAYCYPISRVTQRLERRFAV
- a CDS encoding amino acid ABC transporter ATP-binding protein, translated to MTTPVPHDPLADRPVLVSLRDVHLSYGSTKVLNGIDLDIRKGDALSIIGPSGSGKSTILRCINGLITPQQGEIMVAGTSVHRLHREADRLELRKRIGFVFQQFNLFPHLTALENIAIAPVRILGRPRGEVEREARALLERVRLSGKERAYPAELSGGQQQRVAIARALAMRPELVLFDEVTSALDPETVGEVLAVIRDLIRDGMTSILVTHEMRFAEEISDVVAFTEGGRIVERGPPAAIFRDSANPRIRAFITGLGQAAPQDATPVSPT
- a CDS encoding MmgE/PrpD family protein, coding for MNQAAKASSASLTAQLADRIAASDPLASADAVAASLTGLLDFLACAIAGSEDPALAILLDTLPPAPGDAVLIGHGRRTDGFTAALANGHAGHALDFDDVHASVRGHPSTVILPALLAAVPDSDADAGAFLAAYIVGVETMARLGLALGSRHYEIGFHATATLGTIGSAAAVARRRRLDACRVAVALGLAATQSAGLRLQFGSDAKPLHAGLAARVGLTAARLAERGFGGAADFLDGPVGFFSCFAAGAERPERVLDGWGEPWQIVRPGLILKEFAFCTAAHCAAEAILGLIADHDIDPRRIEGVTATFPPGGDAALVVRAAEDGIAGRFSVEYVIATALLRRDLGLANFSAVPVPDDVRTLAALVERRHDETAPRMSNDPSTRFTEVTIRFNDGRTLSRRVGRIRGVQDPAAKFADATGGVAHLAEIPALVTQMESRSDLLGLLDSLGRERRPQ
- a CDS encoding LLM class flavin-dependent oxidoreductase; the encoded protein is MTLPKRQIHLGLFLQGAGHHVAGWRYPGAESGSENLPHLLRIAATAERAKFDMLFLADGLTSGADAHPSMIARFEPLTLLAALAMATSRIGLVATASTTYGEPFHLARAFASIDHLSGGRAGWNVVTTSYARTAANFGAVHPDHDERYAVAEEFVDVVKGLWDSWDDGAFPKDRDRGLYADPAKMHVLNHAGKYFSVKGPLNIPRPPQGHPVIVQAGSSDPGQDLAARTADVVFTAQENIEDARCFYASLKARVTAQGRDPASVAIMPGFLPVIGATTQEARDKLATLEGWTDPAHALPLLNERLGSDVSGYDLDGPLPDLPPSEQLQSRSRLLIGLARRENLTIRQLAQHVAAGRGHRLVCGTPVEIADEMQLWFETGAADGFNVMPPYFPGGLEDFADQVVPILRERGLFREEYESTTLRGHFGLPRPENRFAAERV
- a CDS encoding phenylacetate--CoA ligase family protein — protein: MAVQDHDAYWQPGLETQSRADWRQSQLDLLKDHLRHAYEGSPYYRAAFDAQGVSPGDLRTLDDLRRFPFLDKATIRDRQVAVPPFGDLVAVPEREIVYISASSGSTGVPTASPYTAKDFEEWIDYETRQFWSSGLRPADRYAHALNFSLFVGGPCVLGAQKLGALSIHAGTLPSERLLAVLNQFRATALWGAESGRGELVLTTLRKRARPIIRFRTGDIVSVTTQPCRCGRTSLRLKGVHGRLDDMLIVKGVNLFPGDVEAVVRQDPALTGEYRLVLERIERLDRLTVEAEHTQGFNGDLEELRGRLRRQLKAATGVGAEVALLAPGTLPRAVHKAKRIDDRRQHVWS
- a CDS encoding ABC transporter substrate-binding protein produces the protein MTSSQSFLRRSLLGTALLLAAGIAGLMPEAARAEATEVRFARNLGLGYLPLYVMQDKGLVEKQARAAGLGEVKASYTPLGNPTTITEATLSGNADFGAAGVPAFIIAWDKTKGNANLRGLAALNAQPAYLNTNRPEVNSLKDFATKDRIVVPSVRASYQAIVLQIAAEQAFGPGQHAKLDPQTVSLAHPDGTAALLSGKTEITAHFTSPPFQDQQLRDPKIHKVLSSYDVLGGPASFSALWTSAAFHDANPKLTKAVLAALEESVGLIKADPQEAARAYIRIENSKLGVEEVAAMIAHPEVSYDLAPHGIGTFTDFMARIGSIRNRPSDWRDLFFSDIHDRAGS